Below is a genomic region from Nocardioides panacis.
GGCTCCGGCCTCGACATCACCGAGGCCGGCACCAAGAAGCGCCTCGCCCTGTACGTCGTCCGCGACCCCGGCGACATCCCGGGCATCGCCAGCCTCGGGCCCGACCCGCTCGACGAGGCGTTCACCATCGACGTGCTCGGCGGCATCCTGCAGGCCGCCGGCCGGGCGCAGGTCAAGGGCGTGCTGCGGCACCAGGGCACGATCGCCGGCATCGGCAACGCCTACTCCGACGAGCTGCTGCACGCCGCGCGGATGTCGCCGTTCAAGCCCGCCTCGAGCATCACCGGCGACGACCTGCAGACCCTGTACGACGCGATCCGCACGATCCTCGGCGACGCGGTGGCCCGGTCGCGGGGGCTGCACGCCGCCGACCTCAAGAGCGAGAAGAAGAGCAACCTCGCCGTGCACGGCCGCACCGGGCTGCCCTGCCCGGTGTGCGGCGACACCGTGCGCGAGGTGTCGTTCGCGGACTCCTCGCTGCAGTACTGCCCCACCTGCCAGACCGGTGGCAAGCCTCTCGCCGACCGCCGGATGTCCCGGCTGCTCAAGTAGCCGGTCGCGCCCCCTGCGCGCGGGCGACTTGCTGCGATCGGTCACAGTGGGACCCATGACTGGCATCCCCACCGTCGCGATCAGCGGCGTCCCCGACCCGCTCCCCGACGGCCTGCACGTCCTGGACGTCCGCGAGCCCGACGAGTGGCAGGCCGGCCACATCGACGGCGCGGTGCACATCCCGCTGCGCGACCTGCCGGGCCGCCTGGCCGACGTGCCCCCGGGGCAGACGCTGGTCGTGTGCAAGGTCGGCGGCCGCTCGTCGCAGGCCGCGGCGTACCTCCTCCAGCAGGGCCACGACGTCGTCAACCTCGACGGCGGGATGCTCGACTGGCAGGGCGCCGGGCGGCCGATGGTCAGCGAGACCGGCGGCGCCCCGCAGGTCGTCTGAGTCCCGGCTCGACCTGAACCCGGGCCCGGCTCGGCCTCGGTTCAGGCCCGGGTCAGCGGAAGGCCTCGGGCAGGGGTACGGCGGCCGCGTCGGCGATCATCCGCAGGTAGTCCGGCCGGGCCACGCTCACCACGCCGAGCGAGGCGAGGTGGTCGGTGCGCCACTGCACGTCGAGCACCCGCCGGTCGGCGTGCTCGTCGCTCATCAGCCCGACCAGGCCGACCAGCGCCACCTTCGAGGCGTCGGTGACCCGGTGGAACATCGACTCCCCGGCGAACAGGCCGCCGACCGCGACGCCGTACAGTCCGCCCACCAGGTCGTCGTCCTGCCACACCTCCACCGAGTGCGCCCAGCCCAGCTCGTGCAGCCGCGTGTAGGCGTCGAGGATCTCCTCGTCGATCCAGGCGCCGTCGCGGTCCGGGTCGGCGCAGGCCCAGATCACGTCGTCGAACACGGTGTCGACGCGGACCTCCATCTTGCGCACCGACTGCCGCAGCGACCGCGAGACGCGCAGCCCGTCCAGCGGCAGCACGCCCCGCTCGACCGGCGACCACCAGAGCATCCCGAGGCCCGGGTCGTCCGACGGCATCGGGAACAGCCCCTGCCGGTACGCCGCCAGCAACGTCCCGGGCTCGAGGTCGGCGCCCATCCCGACCAGGTCGTCGGCGCCGCCGTCGTCGGGCAGCTGCGCGAGGTCGGGGAACACCCACCCGGTCACGGGCGGCTCGGTCGGCATGGCTCCATCCAATCAGGGCACAGGTCAGGTACAGCGCGCTCGGTAGGCTCGAGGCGGCAGTCAGCACCAGGACCGGAGGACGCATGGGGATCGGCAGC
It encodes:
- the aat gene encoding leucyl/phenylalanyl-tRNA--protein transferase, which produces MPTEPPVTGWVFPDLAQLPDDGGADDLVGMGADLEPGTLLAAYRQGLFPMPSDDPGLGMLWWSPVERGVLPLDGLRVSRSLRQSVRKMEVRVDTVFDDVIWACADPDRDGAWIDEEILDAYTRLHELGWAHSVEVWQDDDLVGGLYGVAVGGLFAGESMFHRVTDASKVALVGLVGLMSDEHADRRVLDVQWRTDHLASLGVVSVARPDYLRMIADAAAVPLPEAFR
- a CDS encoding Fpg/Nei family DNA glycosylase, which produces MPELPEVEGLALDLAGRLDGRAIARVDIAAFSALKTFDPPLSALQGSFVDGVTRHGKFIDISAGGLHLVMHLARGGWVRWREEVPALPPKPSNKSPMAARVHLDDGSGLDITEAGTKKRLALYVVRDPGDIPGIASLGPDPLDEAFTIDVLGGILQAAGRAQVKGVLRHQGTIAGIGNAYSDELLHAARMSPFKPASSITGDDLQTLYDAIRTILGDAVARSRGLHAADLKSEKKSNLAVHGRTGLPCPVCGDTVREVSFADSSLQYCPTCQTGGKPLADRRMSRLLK
- a CDS encoding rhodanese-like domain-containing protein — its product is MTGIPTVAISGVPDPLPDGLHVLDVREPDEWQAGHIDGAVHIPLRDLPGRLADVPPGQTLVVCKVGGRSSQAAAYLLQQGHDVVNLDGGMLDWQGAGRPMVSETGGAPQVV